GAATCAGGGAGTGCGGCCGCGCGTCTGGTTCGGGGAACGCTGGATACATTCGGTTCTCGATCTCTTCGAGGAGAATTCGCGATACTTCCCGGCGCTGCTGCCCGACGTGTCCGATGCCGATCCACTGGCGGTACTCGCAGCAGGCGGAATTCCCGAGTTGAAAGAACTCCAGATGCACAACGGAACCGTCTACCGTTGGAATCGGCCGGTGTACGACTGCTCGGATGGCAAGCCGCACTTGCGGATCGAGAATCGAGTGCTACCGGCCGGGCCCACCGTCCTCGACATCATGGCAAATGCCGCGTTCTACTACGGAACAGTCCGGGCGCTCGTCAACGCGGATCGACCACTGTGGTCGCAGATGTCTTTTCATGCAGCAGAAGAGAACCTGCACATCGGCGCCAAACACGGACTCGACGCGATGTTGTACTGGCCGGGATTGGGCTGGGTCGGCGCAGACGAGTTGATCCTGCGACGGTTACTTCCCCTCGCCGACGAAGGCTTGGCCGACTTCGGATTGTCGAGCGCAGCGCGTGAGAAGTACCTCGGTGTCATCGAAGGCCGGTGCCTCAACCGGCAAACCGGTGCGGCCTGGCAGCGGGGACGCGTCGCCGCCGGTGAAGCCGCAGGACTCGGCCGAACCGCCGCACTTGCCGAGATGATGCGGGCATATATCGAGAACATGCGCAGTGGTAATCCAGTTCACTTGTGGGACTGATCTACATCTGCTAATTCAATTCCACGTCAACAGTTTCGGGGACCTTGGTCACCGAAACAGGGTTAGGCTCGACCCGGAAACCATGTCGCAATTGCGGTGGTTAGAGTGGAAGTGGCTCGATTACTTCTTACGGAAGGTGGGCACATGAGTTCACGCGAACACAACAATGTCGTCGTCGGAATCGACGGATCGGACACCGCGTCGACCGCGCTCCGAGAAGCTGCGAAAATCGCCGCGCAGCGAGAATTGCGACTCGATATCATTCACGCGCTCGACTTCGCACCGTACGGATTCGGCGGCCCGTACATCGACGCGGGTGGCGTGTACGAATGGGTGGAAGAGGCAGGTAAAGAGGTACTCGGAGAGGCTGAGAAGTTCGCCGCCGAGGTCGCCCCGAACGTCACCGTTCACACCGAGATGGCCATCGGCAGCCCGACGCAGTGGCTTCTGGAGAGTTCAGCGAAAGCCCGCCTGGTCGTAGTAGGGGCGTCGTCGTCCGGAAAAGCTGCTACCGCGGTCCTCGGCAACACCGCAGTCGGTGTCGCGAGCCACGGCAAGTGCCCTGTCATCGTGGTGCGTGAACGTGACGGCGTCGTACCGTCCGATGGCCCCGTTGTGGTGGGCGTCGACGGCAGTGCCCTGAGCGCGCAGGCTGTGGGCGCGGCATTCGAGGAAGCGGCGTTCCGCGGCGCAGAACTGGTAGCCGTCCACGTCTGGAGCGACCTCGGAACAGCAGCGTTCGAGGATCCTCGCGCTGCCGCACTGGCACCGGCGTCGCTCGAGGAAGAAGAGCACGCGGTACTGAGCGAGAACCTGGCCGGATGGTCCGAGAAGTACCCGGACGTCGTAGTTCGCCGCGAGATCTACCTCGACAATCCGCGTGGCCGCCTCCTTGAATGGTCGTCTCGGGCGCAGCTCGTCGTAGTCGGTAGCCGTGGCCGCGGCGGATTCCGTGGAATGCTCCTCGGATCCACCAGCAACACGCTGATCGCTTCCGCGCAGTGCCCCGTGATGGTTGTTCGTCCCGAAGATTCCTGATTTCTCGACGCGCCTGTGAGAACCTGCCCCGTTCATTTCGGTCACCGAATATGAACGGGGCAGTCACATGAATACGGCCTCATGTTCCGTAGTGTTCAAGGAGAGGTGTGCCTGGCGCACACATGGCAATCGTGAGGATTGGGGTTAGAACGTGCGCATCGGAATGGGATTGAACTACAGCGGCGGATTCGCCGAGACTGTCGAAGAAGTCGGTGACCTCGAAAAAGCCGGTCTGGACATTGCGTTTGTCCCCGAGGCCTACTCGTTCGACGCGGTCAGCCAACTCGGTTACCTGGCTGCGAAGACGACAACCATCGAACTTGCCTCAGGCATCTTCCAGATCTACACCCGCACGCCGTCGCTCACCGCGATGACTGCCGCCGGACTCGACTTCGTCTCCAACGGACGATTTGTCATGGGCCTCGGCGCCTCCGGCCCGCAGGTGATCGAAGGATTCCACGGCGTCAAGTACGACGCGCCTCTCGGCCGTACTCGCGAGGTTGTCGAAATCTGCCGCCAGGTGTGGCGTCGTGAGAAGGTCGAGTACCAGGGCAAGTACTACCAGGTGCCGCTGCCTGCCGAGAAGGGCACCGGACTGGGCAAGCCGCTCAAGCTGATCAACCATCCCGTTCGCGAGCGCATCCCGATCCTCATCGCATCCCTCGGCCCCAAGAACGTCGAACTCACTGCCGAAATCGCCGAAGGGTGGGAGCCCATCTTCTACCACCCGGAGAAAGCAGCAAGCGTGTGGGGCGAACCCCTCGCCAAGGGCAAGGCCAAGCGCGACCCCAGCCTCGGTGAACTGCAGGTATATGCGTCACCGGCGCTCGCGATCGGTGACGACGTCGACCACATGCTCGACTGGGTCCGTCCCAGCATCGCCCTCTACATCGGCGGCATGGGAGCCAAGGGAAAGAACTTCTACAACGACCTTGCCGTCCGCTACGGCTACGCCGAAGCTGCCGAGAAGATCCAAGATCTCTACCTCGCCGGTAAGAAGGAAGAAGCCGCGGCAGCAGTGCCGGACGAGCTCGTTCGCGCAGTGTCGCTCATCGGCCCCGAAAGCTACGTCCGAGAACGCGTCGCCGCATTTGCAGAGTCCGGCGTCACGACCCTCAACGTCACTCCGTTGGCGGCTGATCGAGCCGGACGCGTCGGCCTGATCGAGAAGTTCCGGAAGATTTGTGACTAACCGCTGTGCGCCTTTATCAACCCCCCGCGGTTAGTAAAGGCGCACAGCAGATGTCCGATTCGGGACCCGCCGTAGCGGATGAAACGTATTTATCGCCTTTGGGCAATAGTGTGGAGGCAGATAGAGTTCTGTAGTCGATCCTGAAGGGACGAACATGAGTGCAATCCAACCAGTTGTCGTAGCTGTGGACGGTTCCGAGGCGGCGTCGTCGGCCGTTGTATGGGCTGCACGCACGGCCGCTGCGTTGGGGCGTCCGCTGCATATTGCAACGGTGGTGCACATTCCGGCGTTCTATTACTCCGAGCCGTACCTGGCCGAGAGTTTCAAGGACGAACTGCGACGCACCGCTCGAGCTCGACTCGACAGCGCGAAGATCCTGGCCCATCAGAGTGTCGACGGTGAACTCGAAGTGGTCACCGAACAACTCGACGGCAGTGTCTCCGATTCCTTGATCGAATTGTCCAAGCACGCGTACCTGGTTGCCGTGGGTCCGCGCGGTCACGGTGAATTCACCGGACTTGTCGTCGGTTCGGTGACGGTATCGCTTGTCTCGCATGGCGAATCGCCGGTAGCCGTGGTACGCGGGCGGACACTGGACGGCCAACCGCCGACGCAGGGGCCGGTTGTTGTCGGTATCGACGGTTCCGAGAACAGCATCGAGGCCATCGAGCATGCATTCGAGCAGGCGTCGGCGCGCGGCGCCACGCTGATTGCCGTCAACGTGTGGAGCGACGTGAGTGTGCAGCCTTCGCTGGGCGCAACTCCGGAAGATCCGTTGTGGAGCAGCATCCAGACGGGCGAAGAAGTAGTTCTGGCAGAGCAGTTGGCGGGATTCACCGAGCGATATCCCGACGTTGTGGTCGAGCGTGTAGTGGCGCGTGATCGCCCGGTGCGGGTGCTCAGTGAGTACGCAGAAACCGCGCAGTTGGTGGTGGTCGGCAGCCGCGGACGTGGCGGCTTCACCGGAATGCTTCTCGGCTCGACCAGTCGCGCACTTCTGCACACCGCAGATTGCCCGGTGTTGATCGTGCGGCACAGCAAGAACTGATGCGGCGAGAACTGACACCTTCACCAACAAGCACCACAGTTGTTTCGACCGGCAATGGATTCTTGAAAGAGGCTTAGATGACTACGCGCGTGTTCCTGGTCGACGATCACGAGATCGTCCGACGCGGACTGTTCGATCTGCTCGGCGGCGTCGAGGATTTCGAGGTGGTCGGGGAAGCGTCGTCGGTGGGGGAGGCGATGGCCGTTATCCCCAAGAGCAATGTCGATGTCGCAGTTCTGGACGTGCGACTTGCGGACGGTAACGGCGTCGAATTGTGCCGCGATCTTCGCTCGATGCTGCCGAACCTGCGGTGCCTGATGTTGACGTCCTATGCGGACGACGAAGCGTTGCTCGACGCCATCATGGCCGGTGCGTCCGGCTTTGTGCTGAAGCAGATTCTGGGCACGGATCTTGTTGCGGCGGTACGCACAGTCGGCTTGGGTGGCTCGTTGCTCGACAGCCGCGCCACCGAAGCGTTGATGGCGCGCATCCGCAGTGAACGCACCGCGGATCCGTTGGCGGAACTCTCCGACCAGGAACGCGCGGTATTCGACCTCATCGGTGAGGGCCTGACCAACCGGGAGATCGGCGCACGGCTGTTCCTGGCAGAGAAGACGGTCAAGAACTACGTGACGCGTTTGCTCTCCAAGTTGGGTATGCAGCGCAGAACTCAGGCTGCCGTGCTGGCAACCGAGTTGCGTAACAAGTAGTTCAGGGCTTCCGTCGTCTCAGCGGTACCCGCCACACCAAGCGGGTGCCGTGCGGACTGCGGTTGCCGATCGAGAACGTGCCACCACAATGTTCGGCGCGGCGTTCGAGATTGTGCAAGCCACTCTTGTGGACGCCGGCGGGGATGCCTTTGCCGTCGTCGTCGATGGTGATGGCAAATTCGAGGTCCGCGGTCACGGAGATGGTGATCGTGTCTGCCTGGGCGTGCCGCAGAACGTTGCTCAAGCCCTCACGAAGCACCGCTTCGGCGTGGGGGTGGATTCCGGCTTTCACGAGCGTGTCGATCGCTCCGGAGAACTGAACGCTCGGCGTGACTGCTGATTGTGCTGTGGCGTCACCGATTACGTCGAGGAGGCGCCGGCGCAGGCTGGTCGAGTCCGCGGTGGCCGGTGTCTGGAGATCGAAGATGGTGGTGCGGATTTCGCGGACGGTTTGGTCCAACTGCTCCAGTGATCGGGTGACGATGGCGCGCGCGGAGTCGGGAAGATCGGTGTCGGGCAAGGTGCTCTGCAGGCTCATGCCGCTGGCAAAGAGACGCTGAATGACGTTGTCGTGCAGGTCGCGGGCAATGCGGTCACGATCTGCCAGGACCGACAGTAGGCGCTGTCCGCGTTGTTTCTCGTCGAATTCGATAGCGACAGAGCCTAATTCGGCCATCGACTCGATCCGGGTGAGTTCGTCCGAATCCCAGTGGGTACTGGCGGAGTCCGAGGTCAGCAGGAGTGCGCCCACAACACCGGACGCGACCGTCATCGGGGCCAGCACCGCGCTACCCGCTGTGGGGACCAAGTCGACCAACGAGCCCAGTTCGGTGAATACGTGTAACCGTCGGGTCTGCCGAATGACGTCGAACGGATACAGGCTCGCTGGGACGCGAACGCCACGCGAAGTCGGCCGGGCGCTGACCGCGGTGTGCACCTGCGCGTAGCCGTTCTCGCAGATCAGCACGATGACATCGTCGATGCCGGTCAGCTCGCGCACGCGCGTGGCAAGTAGTTGCAGACTGTCGTCGAGCGAATCGCCTGCCAGCAACCGCGACCGGATGGCGGACATTGCGGTGAGCCATCTTTCGCGGGTCCGAGACTGCTCGAACAACCTGACGTTCTCGGCCGCGATACCGGCCGCAATGGCAAGTGCTTCGAGGATGACCTCGTCTTCCTCGGTGAACTCGGCCGCACCACGTTTCTCGGTGAGATAGATGCTGCCGAATACCTCACCGCGCATCATGATCGGTGCACCCAGGAAGCTGTCCATCGGTGGGTGATTGGCAGGAAACCCGACCGATGCGGGATGCGCGCCCAGATGCGGAACACGCAGAGTTTTGGGATCGTTCATCAGCACGCCGAGCACGCCGTGACCTTCCGGGAAGTGCCCCATCGTCCGCCGTAGCGGCTCGTCGATACCGTCGTACACGAATTCGGCCAGCCCCCCGCCTGGCGCACGCACGCCCAATGCCCCGTAGTTGCAATCCAATACAGTGGTCGCGGCGGTGATGATGCGCTGCAGCGTGAGATCGAGATCGAGCCCAGAACCGACAACAAGCACTGCTTCGAGAAGTCGGTGGAGGGTCGGGATGTCAGCCTTGGAGTTGGCCAAACGCTCGAGTACTTCGGCGAAATTACGTGTCGGGTTGCCCGAAGAGTCGATCATTCTCGAAGCATATCGCTCCGCGTGCGGTCACTCCTGGTGAGATCGGCCGTCCCACCACTGCTTCCAGTGATGTTCGATCTCGTCGAACTCATCCGCACTGAGATCGTAAGTGGCCAGAATGATCTGGACTTCCTGTTGGGCGCGGTACGGGACCGTCGGCTTTGATGCGACGACCAATAATCCGGGACCAAGGTCTTCTATTGTCACTCCTGTCTGGAGCGCGCTGACATAGTCGACAACGCCTTCGGCATAGTCGCCGGGAGCAAGAGTGGCGTTGTACCGGCCACCGGCTTCCTCCGGAACGGACTCGAGTCCGAGGATCGAAGCTGCGGATTCACCCGGAAGCAGTGGTCCGTCGAGGAAAATTGTTCTGCGCTCGGCTAATCCGTGATGTTCGACGCCGAACTTCAAGAAGTGCAAGAAAGTAGTCCACCCCTCGGTGACGTCCTCGTACCATTCGTCGTCCGGCAGCTGCGGCGGGCGTGTCATGCGGACAACGGTTCTGCCGCCATGATCGATCAGGGAGAAGAGATCGCCGTTGCCCAGTTCGAGGGTGTGCGCGTCGGGATCTTCGACGGCGGTGCCGTAAATCTGGGTGATTTCGTCGTCGAGCCCGTCGTAGTCCCACCCGAACCAACGCCGAATCAGTGAAGGATCGCGCAACGCGGGCCACAGCACGGACGGCACTGCGGCAATGGACACTTCGATCACCGTTTCGTTCACGGGGAACACGCTACCGGGAACGGCATGAATATCCGCGGCGCGGCGGGATCAACCGTCCGTCAACCCTTCATGGCGACTGTCAGCAGAAAAGCAACGTCTTCGAGCGCTTCGACACTGTGACGGTGGGCCGGAATGGTGAGGAAATCGCCAGTCGATCCTTTCCACTCGTCGCTACCGCACACGAGATTGAGCTTCCCGCTGAGGACCAACAGCGTTGCTTCGCCGGGACTGTCGTGTTCAGCGAGGCTCTTGCCGGCGCTCAGTGCGATCACGGTTTGTCGCAGGCTGCGTTGGTGGCCACCGTAGACGGTTTGTGAACTACGACCGCTGGTGGCCGACGCAGCCAGTTTCAATTGTTGACGGGCGAGGGCTGTCAGCGACTTCTTGTCCATCGAAGACCTCTCGGGTAGCGCGATCATCTCGGTTTCTCGAGTATGACCCACACGTCTCCTGCGGCGGCGACAAATGGAGGAAGTGGTCAGCGAGTGTACTCGAGCCAGCGGAAGCGCAAGCCGTTCTTCTCCGACGTCAGCCACGGTTCGTCGGATTTTCTGGCCCACTCGGGGCCGATCTCCGGTGCGCACGCGTCGCCGACGATATCGAGATCGATCTCGGTCACCAAAAGCCGCGTCGCGAATGGCAGTGCAGCCGAATATATTTGCCCTCCGCCGACAACAAAGAGGTCGCCGTCGGACAAGGCCAACGCGTCGTCGAGACTGTGTGCGGCTTCTGCTCCGTCCGCTGCCCACTCCGTATCGCGGGTGACGACAATATTGCGACGCCCACTGAACGGCCGGAACTTGGGAGGAATGGAATCCCAGGTCAACCGGCCCATGATCACCGGATGCCCCATCGTGACACGCTTGAAGTAGGCCATGTCCTCCGGCAGTCGCCACGGAATCGTGTTGTCGGCACCGATGACACCGTTGTTCGCCTGAGCCCAGATCAGGGTGACTGCGCGATCATTCATGGTCAGACCGCGACCGGAGCCTTGATAGCAGGATGGTGCTCGTACCCGACTATTTCGACATCCTCGAAGATGTAGTCGAAGATGGAATCGCGCTTGTTCAGTTTCAGAACCGGAAGGTCGAGCGGGGTCCGGCTGAGTTGTTCGGTGACCTGATCGACATGGTTGTCGTAGATATGGCAGTCGCCGCCGGTCCAGATGAACTCACCGACGTCGAGACCGGCCTGCTGCGCCATCATGTGGGTGAGCAGGGCGTAGCTGGCGATGTTGAAAGGTACGCCCAGGAACATGTCGGCACTGCGCTGATACAACTGGCACGAGAGCTTGCCGTCCGCGACGTAGAACTGGAAAAACGCGTGGCACGGCGCGAGAGCCATCTGCGGAATATCGGCGACATTCCACGCGGAGACGATGATCCGACGCGAATCGGGGTTGGATCGCAAGGTCTCGACGGTTTGGGTGATCTGGTCGATGTGCTCACCGGACGGGGTGGGCCAACTGCGCCACTGCACGCCGTAGACGGGCCCCAGCTCGCCGTTCTCGTCAGCCCATTCGTCCCAGATCGAGACGCCGTGCTCATGCAGCCACGCCACATTGGAATCGCCGCGCAAGAACCACAACAGTTCGTTGACAATCGACTTGAGGTGCACCTTCTTGGTGGTGACCAGAGGGAAACCGTCGGCAAGATCGAAGCGCATCTGATGACCGAAGACGCTGCGAGTGCCGGTGCCGGTGCGATCGGCTTTGGGGGTGCCGGTCTCCATCACGAGCTTCAACAGGTCTTCATACGCGGTGGAGACAGTCACGGAACACAGTCTAGGGCACGCACGATAGCCTCGTTCAATGCGTGAACTCCTCGTGATCGGCGTCGGCGCCGGTGACCCCGACCAAGTGACGATCCAAGCTGTCAAGGCCATGAACAGGGCAGATGCGTTCTTTGTGATCGGCAAGGGGAGTGAGAAGCAGGATCTTGTCGACCTACGGACCGGGATTCTCGACGAACATGTCACCGGTGAATACCGCATCGTCGAGATCACCGATCCACCGAGAGATCGGACACCTTCTGACTACGAAGGTGTTGTCGACGACTGGCATGACCGTCGAGCATCGATCTTCGAGGAGAAGTTTGCGGCTGAGACAGGCGTCGGCGCGATTCTGGTGTGGGGTGACCCGTCTCTCTACGACAGCACCCTACGCATCGTCGAACGAGTACTGGCGCGCGGCAACGTCGCATTCGACTACTCGGTGATTCCCGGCATCACGAGCGTGCAGTCGTTGGCGGCGCAGCACCGCATCGTGCTCAACCGCATCGGCGAATCGATTCACATCACGACGGGGCGCAAGCTCGCCGAAGGATTGCCGGACGGCGTCGACAACGCGGTCGTGATGCTCGACGCTCATTGCACGTTCACCGAGGTTGCCGGGGACGACGCGCAAATCTGGTGGGGCGCGTACCTGGGCACACCGGACGAAGTGTTGATCTCCGGGAACCTGCGTGAGGTCGAAGACGACATCGTGCGGGTGCGGGCGGAATTGCGTCAGACGCACGGCTGGATCATGGATACGTATCTCGTGCGCCGCTAGATCACCGTGGTGCAGGCAATAAGTATTTACCCAGGTTAAGTGCAACTGTTAGCTGACCGGCAACCTATGATTCGCCCATGACATCGTTCGGGGCGGATCGGTCGCATGAGATCTTGCCTGCGGCGCGCGAACGCGATCAATCAGCACTGCGATCGGCGATCGCCCTTCTGGTGCAGTGGTTTCGGCGGCCGGACCAGTTCGACAGTTTCACCCGATACCTCGCGTCCAAGGGACTAGAGGTGGCGGTGCGCCTGATCGTGATCTCGTCGTGTGTTGCGGTTGTGGTTGCCATGTTGTTGCTGCGTTTCAGCGAAGCGGGCGTCCACAACCAGGTCACGAGTGTCATCAATGCGGTGATCATCGCCGGGACAGTCGGGATGATTGTGCTGTTCAGTCTTCTGCCGGCGCTGACCCGTAAGTGGTCGTACTTGTTTGTCGCGTATGCGGAACTCGGCGTAGTGGTCGGCGTATTTCTGAACCGCGATCCGTTTATCGGTTTGATCCAGTGCATCGTCTTCGTTTTGGTGGGCGGGTACATCGCGTATTTTCACAATGCGCGACTACAGACGGCGCACATGGTGCTGTCCGGCGTGATTCTGGTGCTCATCGCTCGTCAGGTGGCCGTCTACGAGGATCCGGCGTTGGCAATTGCGTTGTCGTTGGTTGTTGCCGCGAGCATCGTGGTCATTCCCTTTGCCAGCCAGTTCGTGCTGTCGATCCTGGGGTCGGACGCCGAGAGTTCGGATGTGGATCCACTGACCGGTCTGCTGAATCGACGAGGACTACAGCGGTCCGTCGAAGAATGGGGGGTTGCTGAAGTGAACTCCCGCGGATTGTCCTGTGTCGTGGTGATCGTCGATGTCGACAA
The nucleotide sequence above comes from Rhodococcus sp. KBS0724. Encoded proteins:
- a CDS encoding diguanylate cyclase is translated as MTSFGADRSHEILPAARERDQSALRSAIALLVQWFRRPDQFDSFTRYLASKGLEVAVRLIVISSCVAVVVAMLLLRFSEAGVHNQVTSVINAVIIAGTVGMIVLFSLLPALTRKWSYLFVAYAELGVVVGVFLNRDPFIGLIQCIVFVLVGGYIAYFHNARLQTAHMVLSGVILVLIARQVAVYEDPALAIALSLVVAASIVVIPFASQFVLSILGSDAESSDVDPLTGLLNRRGLQRSVEEWGVAEVNSRGLSCVVVIVDVDNFKTVNDSYGHEQGDMVLREFAVRLRRCGSNHALFSRFGGDEFVLVDMIGKRAELELEENLRRHMRLPDSVPVVTTSIGIAIPSTSRSTDISQVELAGLFRLADAAMYQAKASGGDRVIVTHTQL
- a CDS encoding LLM class F420-dependent oxidoreductase encodes the protein MRIGMGLNYSGGFAETVEEVGDLEKAGLDIAFVPEAYSFDAVSQLGYLAAKTTTIELASGIFQIYTRTPSLTAMTAAGLDFVSNGRFVMGLGASGPQVIEGFHGVKYDAPLGRTREVVEICRQVWRREKVEYQGKYYQVPLPAEKGTGLGKPLKLINHPVRERIPILIASLGPKNVELTAEIAEGWEPIFYHPEKAASVWGEPLAKGKAKRDPSLGELQVYASPALAIGDDVDHMLDWVRPSIALYIGGMGAKGKNFYNDLAVRYGYAEAAEKIQDLYLAGKKEEAAAAVPDELVRAVSLIGPESYVRERVAAFAESGVTTLNVTPLAADRAGRVGLIEKFRKICD
- a CDS encoding dihydrofolate reductase, which translates into the protein MNDRAVTLIWAQANNGVIGADNTIPWRLPEDMAYFKRVTMGHPVIMGRLTWDSIPPKFRPFSGRRNIVVTRDTEWAADGAEAAHSLDDALALSDGDLFVVGGGQIYSAALPFATRLLVTEIDLDIVGDACAPEIGPEWARKSDEPWLTSEKNGLRFRWLEYTR
- the cobF gene encoding precorrin-6A synthase (deacetylating), encoding MRELLVIGVGAGDPDQVTIQAVKAMNRADAFFVIGKGSEKQDLVDLRTGILDEHVTGEYRIVEITDPPRDRTPSDYEGVVDDWHDRRASIFEEKFAAETGVGAILVWGDPSLYDSTLRIVERVLARGNVAFDYSVIPGITSVQSLAAQHRIVLNRIGESIHITTGRKLAEGLPDGVDNAVVMLDAHCTFTEVAGDDAQIWWGAYLGTPDEVLISGNLREVEDDIVRVRAELRQTHGWIMDTYLVRR
- a CDS encoding universal stress protein; amino-acid sequence: MSAIQPVVVAVDGSEAASSAVVWAARTAAALGRPLHIATVVHIPAFYYSEPYLAESFKDELRRTARARLDSAKILAHQSVDGELEVVTEQLDGSVSDSLIELSKHAYLVAVGPRGHGEFTGLVVGSVTVSLVSHGESPVAVVRGRTLDGQPPTQGPVVVGIDGSENSIEAIEHAFEQASARGATLIAVNVWSDVSVQPSLGATPEDPLWSSIQTGEEVVLAEQLAGFTERYPDVVVERVVARDRPVRVLSEYAETAQLVVVGSRGRGGFTGMLLGSTSRALLHTADCPVLIVRHSKN
- a CDS encoding thymidylate synthase; the protein is MTVSTAYEDLLKLVMETGTPKADRTGTGTRSVFGHQMRFDLADGFPLVTTKKVHLKSIVNELLWFLRGDSNVAWLHEHGVSIWDEWADENGELGPVYGVQWRSWPTPSGEHIDQITQTVETLRSNPDSRRIIVSAWNVADIPQMALAPCHAFFQFYVADGKLSCQLYQRSADMFLGVPFNIASYALLTHMMAQQAGLDVGEFIWTGGDCHIYDNHVDQVTEQLSRTPLDLPVLKLNKRDSIFDYIFEDVEIVGYEHHPAIKAPVAV
- a CDS encoding response regulator transcription factor, whose translation is MTTRVFLVDDHEIVRRGLFDLLGGVEDFEVVGEASSVGEAMAVIPKSNVDVAVLDVRLADGNGVELCRDLRSMLPNLRCLMLTSYADDEALLDAIMAGASGFVLKQILGTDLVAAVRTVGLGGSLLDSRATEALMARIRSERTADPLAELSDQERAVFDLIGEGLTNREIGARLFLAEKTVKNYVTRLLSKLGMQRRTQAAVLATELRNK
- a CDS encoding cupin domain-containing protein, with product MDKKSLTALARQQLKLAASATSGRSSQTVYGGHQRSLRQTVIALSAGKSLAEHDSPGEATLLVLSGKLNLVCGSDEWKGSTGDFLTIPAHRHSVEALEDVAFLLTVAMKG
- a CDS encoding universal stress protein, giving the protein MSSREHNNVVVGIDGSDTASTALREAAKIAAQRELRLDIIHALDFAPYGFGGPYIDAGGVYEWVEEAGKEVLGEAEKFAAEVAPNVTVHTEMAIGSPTQWLLESSAKARLVVVGASSSGKAATAVLGNTAVGVASHGKCPVIVVRERDGVVPSDGPVVVGVDGSALSAQAVGAAFEEAAFRGAELVAVHVWSDLGTAAFEDPRAAALAPASLEEEEHAVLSENLAGWSEKYPDVVVRREIYLDNPRGRLLEWSSRAQLVVVGSRGRGGFRGMLLGSTSNTLIASAQCPVMVVRPEDS
- a CDS encoding GAF domain-containing sensor histidine kinase, whose protein sequence is MIDSSGNPTRNFAEVLERLANSKADIPTLHRLLEAVLVVGSGLDLDLTLQRIITAATTVLDCNYGALGVRAPGGGLAEFVYDGIDEPLRRTMGHFPEGHGVLGVLMNDPKTLRVPHLGAHPASVGFPANHPPMDSFLGAPIMMRGEVFGSIYLTEKRGAAEFTEEDEVILEALAIAAGIAAENVRLFEQSRTRERWLTAMSAIRSRLLAGDSLDDSLQLLATRVRELTGIDDVIVLICENGYAQVHTAVSARPTSRGVRVPASLYPFDVIRQTRRLHVFTELGSLVDLVPTAGSAVLAPMTVASGVVGALLLTSDSASTHWDSDELTRIESMAELGSVAIEFDEKQRGQRLLSVLADRDRIARDLHDNVIQRLFASGMSLQSTLPDTDLPDSARAIVTRSLEQLDQTVREIRTTIFDLQTPATADSTSLRRRLLDVIGDATAQSAVTPSVQFSGAIDTLVKAGIHPHAEAVLREGLSNVLRHAQADTITISVTADLEFAITIDDDGKGIPAGVHKSGLHNLERRAEHCGGTFSIGNRSPHGTRLVWRVPLRRRKP
- a CDS encoding SRPBCC domain-containing protein — translated: MNETVIEVSIAAVPSVLWPALRDPSLIRRWFGWDYDGLDDEITQIYGTAVEDPDAHTLELGNGDLFSLIDHGGRTVVRMTRPPQLPDDEWYEDVTEGWTTFLHFLKFGVEHHGLAERRTIFLDGPLLPGESAASILGLESVPEEAGGRYNATLAPGDYAEGVVDYVSALQTGVTIEDLGPGLLVVASKPTVPYRAQQEVQIILATYDLSADEFDEIEHHWKQWWDGRSHQE